One Anguilla rostrata isolate EN2019 chromosome 15, ASM1855537v3, whole genome shotgun sequence genomic window carries:
- the pou4f1 gene encoding POU domain, class 4, transcription factor 1, with the protein MMSMNSKQPHFAMHPTLPEHKYTTLHSSSEAIRRACLQTPQLQSNIFASLDETLLARAEALAAVDIAVSQGKTHPFKPDATYHTMNSVPVPCSSTSTVPLAHHHHHHHHHHHQNLEPPDLMDHISSPSLSLMTGGHDGVGGGGGGGGGGLISTSAHPHSHMHGLSHLSHQAAMNMNSPLTHHGLLPGHHGGAQSASGLTNNGLPSINDSDTDPRELEAFAERFKQRRIKLGVTQADVGGALANLKIPGVGSLSQSTICRFESLTLSHNNMIALKPILQAWLEEAEGAQREKMSKPDIFNGGEKKRKRTSIAAPEKRSLEAYFAVQPRPSSEKIAAIAEKLDLKKNVVRVWFCNQRQKQKRLKFSAAH; encoded by the exons ATGATGTCCATGAACAGCAAACAACCCCATTTTGCCATGCATCCGACCTTACCTGAGCACAAGTACACCACCCTGCATTCCAGCTCCGAGGCAATACGAAGAGCCTGCCTACAGACTCCACAG TTGCAGAGCAACATCTTCGCCAGCCTGGATGAGACTCTACTGGCGCGTGCTGAGGCTCTCGCGGCCGTGGACATCGCAGTGTCCCAGGGCAAGACCCATCCATTCAAGCCCGACGCGACGTACCACACGATGAACAGCGTGCCCGTGCCATGCTCCTCGACCTCCACCGTGCCActtgcccaccaccaccatcaccaccaccaccaccaccaccaaaaccTGGAACCTCCGGACCTCATGGACCACATCAGTTCGCCTTCGCTGAGTCTCATGACCGGCGGGCACGACGGTGTCGGaggcggcggaggaggcggtGGAGGGGGCTTGATTTCTACTTCTGCACACCCGCATTCACACATGCACGGCTTAAGCCACCTCTCCCACCAGGCTGCTATGAACATGAATTCACCTCTCACTCACCATGGGCTTTTGCCCGGCCACCATGGCGGAGCACAGAGCGCTTCTGGACTCACGAATAACGGACTCCCCTCCATCAACGATTCGGACACAGATCCACGAGAACTGGAGGCTTTCGCGGAGCGGTTCAAGCAGAGGCGAATCAAGCTTGGCGTCACCCAAGCGGACGTGGGGGGTGCGCTTGCGAATCTGAAAATCCCCGGTGTTGGCTCCCTTAGTCAAAGTACCATTTGTCGGTTTGAGTCGTTGACTCTGTCACACAATAACATGATTGCGCTAAAACCCATACTTCAAGCGTGGCTAGAAGAGGCCGAGGGGgctcagagagaaaaaatgagcAAACCGGACATTTTTaacgggggagaaaaaaaacgcaaGCGGACGTCCATAGCGGCTCCAGAAAAAAGATCTTTGGAAGCCTACTTTGCTGTTCAGCCCCGACCATCTTCAGAGAAGATAGCAGCTATTGCAGAAAAACTGGACCTCAAAAAGAACGTGGTGCGAGTATGGTTCTGCAaccaaagacaaaaacaaaagcggTTGAAGTTTTCTGCGGCGCATTAA